One region of Moraxella sp. ZY210820 genomic DNA includes:
- a CDS encoding Tex family protein: MTDLTQQLAQELNIRQIQVQAAIELMDSGATIPFIARYRKEVTQGLDDIQLRQLESRLHYLRELNERRTVILQALQEQNKLSDDLLQRIENVQTKTELEDIYAPYKPKKTSRSAKAKQAGLGEFADKVLSEDIAPSTILADYQPEQFDNAYADINSQLDAIQHIIIDQWAEDVALTFELKQKFAKVAVLKSQLANEEKQQVGHKFRDYFEFSEPLHKVPSHRMLAILRGRQEDILNVKIDSEHDDCLDYIQQHFQLNQVKNSERQQFLQQTVRLFWLGKIRPQIETSLLTEKRLQAEQEAIAVFAENLRHLLLSAPAGGRCTLGVDPGIRTGVKLAVVNNAGDVLAHSTIYPFTPKNDTQGSIAELARLCQTYQIELIAIGNGTASRETEQLVADMMSQHSDLKLTKIVVSEAGASVYSASELASQELPDLDVSIRGAVSIARRLQDPLAELVKIDPKSIGVGQYQHDVNQTDLAKALDAVVEDCVNAVGVDVNTASPAILAYIAGLNKNVAQQIVEYRKTYGIFKNRQQLKKVPRLGDKTFEQAAGFLRIQQGDQPLDASAVHPESYILVEKIAKTQQVNVQDMIANSDIIRQIKAEQFVDEQFGLLTVQDVLAELEKPARDPRPEFKTAQFRADITELSQLVEGMQLEGIITNVTNFGAFVDIGVHQDCLVHISELADQFVSDPHQVVKAGQIVQVKVLTVDIERKRVNLTMRTQQKGVKSSSTVNAKTAKKMPTDKAKKSAKNEQKIGGLGALLLQAGVKK; this comes from the coding sequence ATGACTGATTTAACACAGCAGTTAGCACAAGAATTAAACATTCGTCAGATACAAGTACAAGCTGCCATTGAGCTGATGGATAGTGGTGCAACCATTCCCTTTATTGCACGCTATCGTAAAGAAGTTACACAAGGGTTAGATGACATACAATTACGCCAATTAGAAAGTCGTTTACATTATTTGCGTGAGTTAAATGAACGCCGTACTGTCATTCTTCAAGCCTTACAAGAACAAAATAAATTAAGTGATGATTTACTACAACGCATTGAAAATGTACAAACGAAAACCGAGTTGGAAGATATTTACGCCCCTTATAAACCAAAGAAAACCAGCCGTTCAGCCAAAGCAAAACAAGCAGGTTTAGGCGAATTTGCCGATAAAGTGTTAAGTGAAGATATTGCACCAAGTACGATTTTAGCAGATTATCAGCCTGAACAATTTGATAATGCCTATGCAGACATCAATAGTCAATTAGATGCGATTCAGCATATTATTATTGACCAATGGGCAGAAGATGTTGCTTTAACATTTGAATTAAAACAAAAATTTGCTAAAGTCGCCGTATTAAAAAGCCAATTAGCCAATGAAGAAAAACAACAAGTTGGTCATAAATTCCGTGATTATTTTGAATTTTCTGAACCTTTGCATAAAGTGCCATCACATCGTATGTTAGCTATTTTACGTGGACGACAAGAAGATATTTTAAATGTTAAAATTGATAGTGAACATGATGATTGTTTAGATTATATCCAACAGCATTTTCAATTAAATCAAGTAAAAAATAGCGAACGCCAACAGTTTTTACAACAAACTGTACGCTTATTTTGGTTAGGTAAAATCCGTCCGCAGATTGAAACATCATTATTAACTGAAAAACGTTTACAAGCAGAACAAGAAGCGATTGCAGTATTTGCGGAAAATTTACGCCATTTATTATTATCTGCACCTGCAGGTGGGCGTTGTACTTTAGGTGTCGATCCTGGCATTCGTACAGGTGTAAAATTGGCGGTAGTCAATAATGCAGGCGATGTCTTAGCTCATAGTACGATTTATCCTTTTACACCGAAAAATGATACTCAAGGCTCTATCGCAGAATTAGCACGTTTATGTCAAACCTATCAAATTGAATTGATTGCGATAGGCAATGGTACAGCCAGCCGTGAAACAGAACAATTAGTTGCCGATATGATGAGCCAACATTCGGATTTAAAATTAACTAAAATTGTGGTGAGTGAAGCAGGGGCATCAGTATATTCAGCAAGTGAATTAGCATCACAAGAACTACCTGATTTAGATGTATCAATTCGTGGAGCGGTATCCATTGCACGACGTTTACAAGACCCATTAGCAGAATTAGTGAAAATTGACCCTAAATCGATTGGTGTGGGGCAATATCAACATGATGTCAATCAAACTGATTTGGCAAAAGCACTCGATGCAGTAGTGGAAGACTGTGTGAATGCGGTTGGTGTTGATGTAAATACAGCTTCGCCTGCAATTTTAGCCTATATTGCAGGTTTAAATAAAAATGTAGCACAACAAATTGTAGAATATCGTAAAACTTATGGTATTTTTAAAAATCGTCAGCAGTTGAAAAAAGTGCCACGTTTGGGCGATAAAACCTTTGAACAAGCGGCAGGTTTTTTACGCATTCAACAGGGCGACCAACCGCTTGATGCATCTGCGGTACACCCTGAAAGTTATATTTTAGTGGAAAAAATCGCCAAAACTCAGCAAGTGAATGTGCAAGATATGATTGCTAATAGCGACATTATTCGTCAGATTAAAGCAGAACAATTTGTCGATGAGCAATTTGGTTTATTAACCGTGCAAGATGTATTAGCAGAATTGGAAAAACCTGCACGCGACCCACGTCCTGAATTTAAAACAGCTCAATTCCGTGCAGATATTACTGAATTATCACAATTAGTAGAAGGTATGCAATTAGAAGGTATTATTACTAATGTAACCAATTTTGGTGCATTTGTTGATATTGGCGTACATCAAGATTGTTTAGTGCATATTTCGGAATTAGCTGACCAATTTGTGAGCGACCCACATCAAGTGGTGAAGGCAGGGCAAATCGTGCAAGTGAAGGTTTTAACGGTTGATATTGAACGTAAACGTGTTAATTTAACCATGCGTACTCAACAAAAGGGCGTGAAATCTTCATCAACCGTAAATGCTAAAACTGCAAAGAAAATGCCTACCGATAAAGCTAAAAAATCTGCTAAAAACGAGCAAAAAATTGGTGGCTTAGGTGCGTTATTATTACAGGCAGGTGTAAAAAAATAG
- a CDS encoding leucyl aminopeptidase, giving the protein MLQFSLNHHVASLTWVLTTEQQQTQHAEHYQLNQAPSLFDIYQFKAKFNQTLNTMNEQQQAIHFVGLGDTAELTATKLAKLAQTIIKASEKNFSEISIDINALPEQFHDLFALNLTQSAYHFDELKSEQTSYKLNQINLMSASTPLTEQRLAVIQAVQIGQNTARDLGNMPPNLCFPEYLAERAIALANEFPDLLKVTVLDHAQMRELGMNAFLAVAQGSVREGRVITLEYQAQRDEQPVVLVGKGITFDTGGISLKPGANMDEMKFDMCGAASVLGTMRALCEARLPIHVVGAIASAENMPSGHATRPGDIVKSMSGQTVEILNTDAEGRLVLCDTLTYVERFNPALVIDIATLTGACVVALGKVYTGLFSEDVELIQELQKAGEQAHDRVWSMPVDEDYQELLDSNFADMGNIGGPYGGAITAACFLKRFTKAYRWAHLDIAGTAWLSGTAKGATGRPVPLLMQFLANRTR; this is encoded by the coding sequence ATGCTACAGTTTTCGTTAAATCATCACGTTGCTTCATTAACTTGGGTACTGACCACCGAGCAACAACAAACACAACACGCTGAACATTATCAACTTAATCAAGCACCATCTTTATTTGATATTTACCAGTTCAAGGCAAAATTTAATCAAACTCTAAATACAATGAATGAGCAACAACAAGCCATTCATTTTGTAGGTTTAGGTGATACCGCAGAATTAACCGCAACTAAATTAGCAAAATTAGCTCAAACCATCATTAAAGCAAGCGAGAAAAATTTTAGTGAAATTTCGATTGATATCAATGCATTACCTGAACAATTTCATGATTTATTTGCCTTAAATTTAACGCAATCAGCATATCATTTTGATGAATTAAAATCAGAACAAACGAGTTATAAGTTAAATCAAATTAATTTAATGAGTGCATCAACACCATTAACAGAACAACGTTTAGCCGTTATTCAAGCAGTACAAATCGGACAAAATACTGCTCGTGATTTGGGCAATATGCCACCAAATTTATGTTTTCCAGAATATTTAGCAGAACGTGCGATCGCACTGGCTAATGAATTTCCAGACTTGCTAAAAGTTACTGTACTTGACCATGCACAAATGCGTGAATTGGGTATGAACGCATTTTTAGCTGTTGCTCAAGGTTCGGTGCGTGAAGGACGTGTCATTACCTTAGAATATCAAGCACAGCGTGATGAGCAACCTGTGGTATTAGTCGGTAAAGGTATCACTTTTGATACAGGCGGTATTTCACTTAAACCGGGTGCTAACATGGACGAAATGAAATTCGATATGTGTGGTGCTGCGTCTGTATTAGGGACAATGCGTGCCTTATGTGAAGCACGTTTGCCAATTCATGTGGTTGGTGCGATTGCATCTGCTGAAAATATGCCATCTGGTCATGCTACACGTCCAGGGGATATTGTGAAAAGTATGAGTGGACAAACAGTTGAAATTTTAAATACCGATGCAGAAGGGCGTTTAGTTTTATGTGATACTTTGACCTATGTCGAACGTTTTAACCCTGCTTTAGTGATTGATATTGCAACATTAACAGGGGCTTGTGTTGTTGCCTTAGGTAAAGTTTATACAGGATTATTCTCTGAAGATGTTGAACTGATTCAAGAATTGCAAAAAGCAGGCGAACAAGCACACGACCGTGTATGGAGTATGCCTGTTGATGAAGATTATCAAGAATTATTAGATTCTAACTTTGCAGATATGGGTAATATTGGTGGACCTTATGGCGGTGCGATTACGGCGGCGTGTTTCTTAAAACGCTTTACTAAAGCCTACCGTTGGGCTCATTTAGATATTGCAGGTACAGCATGGTTATCAGGTACAGCAAAAGGTGCAACAGGTCGTCCTGTACCATTACTCATGCAATTTTTAGCTAATCGTACACGCTAA
- a CDS encoding DNA polymerase III subunit chi → MHIRFYLFEKSPERQAESACRLCRKILQQQPNAQIWLYCPDKVLQNTLDDLLWQFDASSFIAHDIDDEYAPINISAQLPQQFPAIAQQAWIIFNFSDQAFDWQVIHYQVIEIIEHHEQQRQIGRAKFTAYKQLGLSPTVYKL, encoded by the coding sequence ATGCACATTCGCTTTTATCTTTTTGAAAAAAGCCCAGAACGACAAGCTGAAAGTGCTTGTCGTTTATGTCGTAAAATTTTACAGCAACAGCCAAATGCACAGATTTGGCTGTATTGCCCCGATAAAGTTTTACAAAACACGCTAGATGATTTATTATGGCAGTTTGATGCAAGTAGTTTTATCGCCCATGATATTGATGATGAATATGCACCTATCAATATATCAGCACAATTACCGCAACAATTTCCAGCCATTGCTCAACAAGCATGGATTATTTTTAATTTTTCCGATCAAGCCTTTGATTGGCAGGTCATACACTATCAAGTGATTGAAATTATTGAACATCACGAACAGCAACGCCAAATAGGACGTGCTAAATTTACAGCTTATAAACAGTTAGGTCTATCGCCAACAGTTTATAAACTTTAA